The Corallococcus exiguus genome includes a window with the following:
- a CDS encoding ABC transporter permease/M1 family aminopeptidase: protein MNAARLWRVARTEWRHQTRRPLFWVLLVLLVLLVWGVSSGNVTIAAGSTEVGGKKAWITSAFAVAQTVLLLSFMLFTFFVSVGAGMSVISDDEARVQPLLHTTPLTPSEYVWGKFAGVLGAYVLALGWMMGWLVFFHHVVPAGADAEFRGPFAFGNYVGGAVWFGLPLIVFMAGAAFATGERTRRAVPVYFLPVGLFFLSAFFLWDWSPGWLDPRVNRLLMALDPGGFRWLTETWIKVDRGVDFYNTQPVGLDALFVTSRFVLMALGLGAVAWSERHFRRALRGEVRTKTPRKGVVIDAPPTQVALSHAEAPLSALRMGVRPPGFWTGLWTVTRAEGRGLLSQPGLYLFLPLLMLHVVSQGATAVGPFDTSLLLVPGRFAVRTMGQASVLVCLLLMFYVVESLEREQASGFAPIHDATPVRTLSVLLGKALANSLVAVALLAAMALAGTLVQVSQGKVPLSLTPYVLVWGLLLFPTFLLWTGFILAARAVTGGRFGTYALALSALGLTGYLAVRGDLTWVTNWPLWDAVRWTDLGAFQVDRAALVLNRVAALGAAVFFTALAVRLDGRRVRDSVTTLEGLKPSGLARGLWRLAPYLAVPVVALTWLGILVGQGHQGAAAKKRAKEYWQKNLATWKDAPQPMLADVDVDVDLEPEASAFRMKGTYTLLNRHTVALPRFALSGGDGWTDVRWTLDGKDVTPEDRAGLYVFTPSPPLPPGAKVTVGFQYAGHVPDGVSREGGAFREFILPSGVVLTSETPTFAPVVGYEEERGIDPKENRYEPRVYADDFYEGPTDAAWGSNMPFPFRIRVSGPEAYTLNSVGVRESDTVKDGRRTTVWRSDHPVSFFNVIAGKWTRVDGAGTVVFHDPSHGYNVPEMMRGLEAARRYYSEWFHPFPWAELKLSEFAGLDNYAQGFPTDITFSESIGFLTLTTPESNAVLLVTAHEAAHQWWGDLLIPGKGPGGNVLSEGMSHYSSLKLIEQLDGQEARRQTAKRMEERYGKDRRVDAEQPLVKLDGSRDGDTVVLYEKGGWTFWMLEDLMGRDAMHAGLQAFLKQYMNNADHPVLQDFIAGMRPFAPSPEAFDRFTRQAFFEVVVPEYRVSDARVTKDSGQWVTTATVTNVGTGRMPVEVTVTKAGESAAPLGAAEAVTRVEPGAGEAVQVTLRSEFEPERLLVDPDVRVLQLRREQAQTTLAPP, encoded by the coding sequence GTGAACGCGGCTCGGCTCTGGCGCGTGGCGCGCACCGAGTGGCGTCACCAGACGCGGCGCCCCTTGTTCTGGGTGTTGCTGGTGTTGCTGGTGTTGCTGGTGTGGGGCGTGTCCTCCGGCAACGTCACCATCGCCGCGGGCAGCACGGAGGTGGGCGGCAAGAAGGCGTGGATCACCAGCGCCTTCGCCGTCGCGCAGACGGTGCTGCTGCTCTCCTTCATGCTGTTCACCTTCTTCGTGTCCGTGGGCGCGGGCATGTCCGTCATCTCCGACGACGAGGCCCGCGTGCAGCCGCTGTTGCACACCACGCCGCTGACGCCCTCGGAGTACGTGTGGGGCAAGTTCGCGGGCGTGCTGGGCGCGTATGTGCTGGCGCTCGGGTGGATGATGGGGTGGCTCGTCTTCTTCCACCACGTCGTGCCGGCGGGCGCGGACGCGGAGTTCCGAGGGCCCTTCGCGTTCGGGAACTACGTGGGCGGCGCGGTGTGGTTCGGCCTGCCGCTCATTGTCTTCATGGCGGGCGCGGCCTTCGCCACGGGCGAGCGCACGCGCCGCGCGGTGCCGGTGTACTTCCTGCCGGTGGGGCTGTTCTTCCTCAGCGCGTTCTTCCTCTGGGATTGGTCCCCCGGCTGGCTGGACCCGCGCGTGAACCGGCTCCTGATGGCGCTGGATCCCGGTGGCTTCCGGTGGCTCACTGAGACGTGGATCAAGGTGGACCGGGGCGTGGACTTCTACAACACGCAGCCCGTGGGCCTGGACGCCCTCTTCGTCACCAGCCGCTTCGTGCTCATGGCCCTGGGCCTGGGCGCGGTGGCCTGGAGCGAACGCCACTTCCGCCGCGCGCTCCGGGGCGAAGTGCGCACGAAGACCCCTCGCAAGGGCGTGGTCATCGACGCGCCTCCAACACAGGTGGCGCTGTCGCACGCGGAAGCACCGCTGTCCGCGCTGCGCATGGGCGTCCGTCCGCCGGGCTTCTGGACGGGGCTGTGGACGGTGACGCGCGCGGAAGGACGGGGCCTGCTGTCGCAGCCGGGGCTCTACCTGTTCCTGCCGCTCCTGATGTTGCACGTGGTGTCGCAGGGCGCCACGGCGGTGGGCCCCTTCGACACGAGCCTCCTCTTGGTGCCCGGGCGCTTCGCGGTGCGCACGATGGGGCAGGCGTCGGTGCTCGTGTGCCTGCTGTTGATGTTCTACGTGGTGGAGTCGCTGGAGCGTGAGCAGGCCTCCGGCTTCGCGCCCATCCACGACGCGACCCCGGTGCGCACGCTGTCGGTGTTGCTGGGCAAGGCGCTGGCGAACAGCCTCGTCGCGGTGGCGCTGCTCGCAGCCATGGCGCTCGCGGGCACGCTGGTGCAGGTGTCGCAGGGCAAAGTGCCGCTGTCGCTGACGCCGTATGTCCTCGTGTGGGGGCTGTTGCTGTTCCCCACGTTCCTCCTGTGGACGGGCTTCATCCTGGCCGCGCGCGCGGTGACGGGAGGCCGCTTCGGCACCTACGCGCTGGCCCTGTCCGCGCTGGGCCTCACCGGCTACCTCGCCGTGCGCGGCGATCTCACCTGGGTGACGAACTGGCCGTTGTGGGACGCAGTGCGGTGGACCGACCTGGGCGCCTTCCAGGTGGATCGCGCCGCGCTGGTGCTCAACCGCGTGGCAGCGCTGGGCGCGGCCGTCTTCTTCACTGCGCTGGCGGTGCGCCTGGATGGCCGCCGCGTCCGCGACTCGGTGACGACGCTGGAAGGATTGAAGCCTTCGGGCCTCGCGCGCGGGCTGTGGCGGCTGGCGCCGTACCTGGCGGTGCCGGTGGTGGCGCTGACGTGGCTGGGCATCCTCGTGGGGCAGGGCCACCAGGGCGCGGCGGCGAAGAAGCGCGCGAAGGAGTACTGGCAGAAGAACCTGGCGACGTGGAAGGACGCGCCTCAGCCCATGCTGGCGGATGTGGACGTGGACGTGGACCTGGAGCCGGAGGCGAGCGCCTTCCGCATGAAGGGCACGTACACGCTGCTGAACCGGCACACCGTGGCGCTGCCGCGCTTCGCCCTCAGCGGCGGCGATGGCTGGACGGACGTGCGCTGGACGCTGGACGGCAAGGACGTGACGCCGGAGGACCGCGCCGGGCTGTATGTCTTCACGCCGTCCCCGCCGCTACCGCCCGGAGCGAAGGTGACGGTGGGCTTCCAGTATGCGGGCCATGTGCCGGATGGCGTGTCCCGCGAGGGCGGCGCGTTCAGGGAGTTCATCCTCCCGTCCGGCGTGGTGCTCACCAGCGAGACGCCCACGTTCGCGCCGGTCGTCGGCTACGAGGAGGAGCGCGGCATCGACCCGAAGGAGAACCGCTACGAGCCGCGCGTGTACGCGGACGACTTCTACGAAGGGCCCACGGATGCCGCCTGGGGCAGCAACATGCCGTTCCCCTTCCGGATCCGCGTCAGCGGCCCGGAGGCCTACACGCTCAACTCCGTGGGCGTGCGTGAGAGCGACACGGTGAAGGACGGCCGGCGCACCACGGTGTGGCGGAGCGACCATCCGGTGAGCTTCTTCAACGTCATCGCGGGGAAGTGGACCCGCGTGGACGGCGCGGGCACGGTGGTGTTCCACGACCCCTCGCACGGCTACAACGTGCCGGAGATGATGCGCGGGCTGGAGGCCGCGCGCCGGTACTACTCGGAATGGTTCCACCCGTTCCCGTGGGCCGAGCTGAAGCTGTCGGAGTTCGCCGGCCTGGACAACTACGCGCAGGGCTTCCCCACGGACATCACGTTCTCGGAGTCCATCGGGTTCCTCACGCTCACCACACCGGAGTCGAACGCGGTGCTGCTCGTCACCGCGCACGAGGCCGCGCATCAGTGGTGGGGCGACCTGCTCATCCCCGGCAAGGGGCCCGGTGGCAATGTGCTGTCAGAGGGCATGTCGCATTACTCGTCGCTGAAGCTCATCGAGCAACTCGATGGGCAGGAGGCTCGCCGGCAGACCGCGAAGCGCATGGAGGAGCGCTACGGCAAGGACCGGCGCGTGGACGCGGAGCAGCCGCTGGTGAAGCTGGACGGCTCGCGCGACGGCGACACGGTGGTCCTCTACGAGAAGGGCGGCTGGACGTTCTGGATGCTGGAGGACCTGATGGGCCGCGACGCGATGCACGCGGGGCTCCAGGCCTTCCTGAAGCAATACATGAACAACGCCGACCATCCGGTGCTGCAGGACTTCATCGCGGGGATGCGCCCGTTCGCGCCGTCTCCCGAAGCGTTCGACCGCTTCACCCGGCAGGCCTTCTTCGAAGTGGTGGTGCCCGAGTACCGCGTCAGCGACGCGCGCGTGACGAAGGACAGCGGCCAGTGGGTGACCACGGCGACGGTGACGAACGTGGGCACGGGCCGCATGCCGGTGGAGGTGACGGTGACGAAGGCCGGTGAGTCCGCCGCGCCCCTGGGTGCCGCGGAGGCCGTGACGCGCGTGGAGCCCGGGGCGGGCGAGGCGGTTCAGGTGACGCTGCGCTCGGAGTTCGAGCCGGAGCGGCTGCTCGTGGATCCGGACGTGCGCGTGCTCCAGTTGCGCCGTGAGCAGGCCCAGACGACGCTCGCGCCGCCGTGA
- a CDS encoding ABC transporter ATP-binding protein, with amino-acid sequence MLSLRNLVKVYPGPVTALRGVDLDVPKGMFGLLGPNGAGKSTLMKILSGLLEPTSGEVTLDGLDLVRHPEALRPHLGYLPQEFGFYPYLSGQDMLRYLLELKGVTAPQGLKALCAQLLERVNLTFAAKRKVKEYSGGMRQRLGIAQALAGDPKLLIVDEPTAGLDPEERQRFYRLLAEVAHERTVLLSTHIVEDVAMLCPRFAVIRHGRVMAITSPTEAKAALHDSLFEGTVPPADMAAFQQSHRVTQAVLFEGKNRVRIHAAPGAPVPPGFERTPPTLEDAYLLLMKDAPEPKAPAPVSVSAPAVGA; translated from the coding sequence ATGCTCAGCCTGCGCAACCTGGTGAAGGTGTATCCGGGCCCGGTGACGGCCCTTCGTGGCGTGGACCTGGACGTTCCCAAGGGGATGTTCGGCCTGCTCGGGCCCAACGGCGCGGGCAAATCCACGCTGATGAAAATCCTCTCCGGCCTGCTGGAGCCGACCTCCGGCGAGGTGACGCTCGACGGCCTGGACCTCGTGCGCCACCCGGAGGCGCTGCGCCCGCACCTGGGCTACCTGCCGCAGGAGTTCGGCTTCTACCCGTACCTCTCCGGGCAGGACATGCTGCGCTACCTGCTGGAGCTCAAGGGCGTCACCGCGCCGCAAGGGCTGAAGGCCCTGTGCGCCCAGTTGCTGGAGCGCGTGAACCTCACCTTCGCGGCGAAGCGCAAGGTGAAGGAGTACTCCGGCGGTATGCGGCAGCGGCTGGGCATCGCGCAGGCCCTGGCCGGTGACCCGAAGCTCCTCATCGTGGACGAGCCCACCGCGGGACTGGACCCCGAGGAGCGCCAGCGCTTCTACCGGCTGCTCGCGGAGGTGGCCCATGAGCGCACGGTGCTCCTGTCCACGCACATCGTGGAGGACGTGGCCATGCTCTGCCCTCGCTTCGCCGTCATCCGCCACGGCCGCGTGATGGCCATCACCAGTCCCACCGAGGCGAAGGCCGCCCTCCACGACTCCCTCTTCGAAGGCACCGTCCCCCCGGCCGACATGGCCGCCTTCCAGCAGTCCCACCGCGTCACCCAGGCCGTGCTCTTCGAGGGCAAGAACCGCGTGCGCATCCACGCCGCTCCGGGCGCGCCCGTGCCCCCGGGCTTCGAGCGCACGCCGCCCACGCTCGAAGACGCCTATCTCCTCCTGATGAAGGACGCGCCCGAGCCCAAGGCCCCGGCACCGGTGTCCGTATCCGCCCCGGCGGTGGGCGCGTGA
- a CDS encoding FadR/GntR family transcriptional regulator → MERRGLVAYVEAQIERDIALGRLHPSGQFGSEAKLARRYEVCRGTIREALRRLAARGLVVQRPGRKTRAVPLDESLTLENLGLALHDASNPDARWLLEGYFSLKRQVLVELLADCCARASDLDLDRLGSTCYQLQDAARWESGETCAQAEFELLRHAARVAARPGHVLLVQSLQRAFLGCAAQLLPLMGGDALREWAFRAMAILHERDVQALQHELPALLKARDERVLNAFAPAPQVPASPVAPGSQSDVHGTPVSAIARDDVLEARPCVQECRPGDSTQCRVQENALEVRPLGEERDLGGVASAAGDIQALGIAPCFPVAPDSGGSLSSDAGGLALLASRGECIETDLLEAALGNLSDCRTSCDDSSSDGGLQSEPPPTRAHGQAGVAEREVGGAIHGHLRRWVARLLRSTAHSLGRLASSYRASGDLLRAAQCREQPTSLSPSLHPDAASRARAGPA, encoded by the coding sequence ATGGAACGGCGAGGACTCGTGGCCTATGTGGAGGCGCAAATCGAGCGCGATATCGCGCTGGGGCGTCTGCACCCGAGCGGACAATTCGGCTCCGAAGCGAAGCTGGCGCGCCGCTATGAGGTGTGTCGGGGCACCATCCGCGAGGCGCTGAGGCGGCTGGCGGCACGGGGGCTGGTGGTGCAGCGCCCCGGACGCAAGACGCGCGCGGTGCCGCTGGATGAGTCGCTGACGCTGGAGAACCTGGGGCTGGCGCTGCATGACGCGAGCAACCCGGATGCCCGGTGGCTTCTGGAGGGCTACTTCAGCCTCAAGCGGCAGGTGCTGGTGGAGCTGCTGGCCGACTGCTGCGCGAGGGCCTCGGACCTCGACCTGGACCGGCTGGGGAGCACGTGCTACCAGCTCCAGGACGCGGCGCGCTGGGAGTCGGGGGAAACCTGCGCGCAGGCGGAGTTCGAGTTGCTGCGGCATGCGGCGCGGGTGGCGGCGCGTCCCGGGCACGTGCTCCTCGTGCAGTCCTTGCAGCGGGCCTTCCTGGGATGCGCAGCCCAATTGCTGCCGCTCATGGGAGGAGACGCGCTGCGCGAGTGGGCCTTCCGCGCGATGGCAATCCTGCACGAGCGCGACGTGCAGGCACTTCAGCATGAGCTGCCGGCACTGCTGAAGGCTCGCGATGAGCGCGTGCTGAATGCCTTCGCCCCTGCTCCTCAGGTACCTGCGTCCCCCGTGGCCCCAGGCTCCCAGTCGGACGTTCACGGCACCCCTGTGTCAGCCATCGCGCGGGACGATGTGCTGGAGGCGCGGCCTTGCGTCCAGGAGTGCCGTCCCGGCGATTCCACACAATGCCGCGTGCAGGAGAATGCGCTGGAGGTACGGCCCTTGGGCGAGGAGCGCGACCTTGGCGGCGTTGCGTCAGCCGCTGGGGATATCCAGGCGCTCGGGATTGCTCCCTGCTTCCCTGTGGCCCCCGACAGCGGAGGGTCGTTGTCTTCAGATGCCGGCGGGCTCGCCTTGCTCGCGTCTCGGGGGGAATGCATCGAGACGGACCTGCTGGAAGCGGCCTTGGGCAACCTTTCCGACTGTCGGACAAGTTGTGACGATTCGTCTTCGGATGGCGGCCTTCAATCCGAACCACCACCCACCCGCGCCCATGGACAAGCGGGCGTGGCGGAACGCGAGGTGGGTGGCGCGATTCACGGCCACCTGAGACGGTGGGTGGCTCGCCTCTTGCGGTCCACTGCGCATTCCCTGGGACGACTCGCCTCGAGTTACCGCGCTTCAGGCGATCTGCTCAGAGCTGCTCAATGCCGGGAGCAGCCGACGAGCCTTTCACCGTCGCTTCATCCGGACGCAGCTTCGCGCGCACGCGCGGGTCCAGCTTGA
- a CDS encoding alpha/beta hydrolase-fold protein produces MSHPRPSRPTLLLVLALAALWGCSSDKPKPVEQLFSDVQFDLTVPPETPVDAEIFLKGPTATFGGTDGRGLEMVYQGGRQFSLKARLPKNTAFTYAVRMTAPTAQVALDAQGAPEADRTVTARENEETVTLTVERFGAEGGQTGARTVFIVQVPDITPVGAKVWLSGNQPELGNWNGAEVELYQAVDNAYAGAVTFAASTGLEFKVTRGSWDTVEKSETGAEVANHTFTTGGGFERVPVAVKGWADLSTPPPPPPLTGDVRYLRNVVPQDASLKPRDVIIWLPPGYEADTTRRYPVLYMHDGQNLMDVSTAFAGEWNVDETAQALVESGKVEPLIIVGIYNTSDRIAEYTPVPFPPEYPNAGRADVYGQFLVQELKPRIDAEFRTKPEARFTGLAGSSLGGLVSMSLGLKHPDVFTRLGVVSPSVWWADREIVSEVNALTAKPELRIWEDIGTNEGSGSQAETVADAQALRDALVAKGWVLDDDLKYTVVEGGQHNEAAWSARFGDLLRFLYPVKQ; encoded by the coding sequence ATGTCGCATCCCCGGCCCTCAAGGCCCACCCTGCTGCTCGTCCTGGCGTTGGCGGCCCTCTGGGGCTGTTCCTCCGACAAGCCGAAGCCCGTCGAGCAGCTCTTCTCCGACGTCCAGTTCGACCTCACCGTCCCGCCGGAGACGCCGGTCGACGCGGAGATCTTCCTCAAGGGCCCCACCGCCACGTTCGGCGGCACGGACGGGCGGGGCCTGGAGATGGTCTACCAGGGCGGCCGTCAGTTCAGCCTGAAGGCCCGGCTGCCCAAGAACACCGCCTTCACCTACGCGGTGCGAATGACGGCGCCCACGGCCCAGGTGGCGCTGGACGCCCAGGGTGCACCGGAGGCGGACCGCACCGTCACCGCCCGTGAGAACGAGGAGACTGTCACCCTCACGGTGGAGCGCTTCGGCGCCGAGGGGGGGCAGACAGGCGCGAGGACCGTGTTCATCGTCCAGGTCCCGGACATCACGCCGGTTGGGGCCAAGGTGTGGCTGTCCGGAAACCAGCCGGAACTGGGGAACTGGAATGGCGCGGAGGTGGAGCTCTACCAGGCCGTGGACAACGCCTACGCCGGCGCCGTCACCTTCGCGGCGAGCACGGGCCTGGAGTTCAAGGTGACGCGCGGTTCGTGGGACACGGTGGAGAAGAGCGAAACGGGCGCCGAGGTGGCCAACCACACCTTCACGACCGGCGGCGGCTTCGAGCGCGTGCCCGTGGCGGTGAAGGGCTGGGCGGACCTCTCCACGCCCCCGCCGCCCCCGCCGCTCACCGGCGACGTGCGCTACCTGCGCAACGTCGTGCCCCAGGACGCAAGCCTCAAGCCGCGCGACGTCATCATCTGGCTGCCGCCCGGCTACGAGGCGGACACCACGCGCCGCTACCCGGTGCTCTACATGCACGACGGCCAGAACCTGATGGACGTCAGCACCGCGTTCGCGGGCGAGTGGAACGTGGATGAGACAGCGCAGGCGCTGGTGGAGTCCGGCAAGGTGGAGCCGCTCATCATCGTGGGCATCTACAACACGAGCGACCGCATCGCGGAGTACACGCCCGTGCCCTTCCCGCCGGAGTACCCGAACGCGGGCCGCGCGGACGTGTATGGCCAGTTCCTCGTCCAGGAGCTGAAGCCGCGCATCGACGCGGAGTTCCGCACGAAGCCGGAGGCGCGGTTCACGGGGCTCGCGGGCTCGTCGCTGGGCGGGCTCGTGTCCATGTCGCTGGGGCTCAAGCACCCGGACGTCTTCACCCGCCTGGGCGTGGTGTCGCCGTCGGTGTGGTGGGCGGACCGGGAGATTGTCTCGGAGGTGAACGCGCTCACCGCCAAGCCCGAGCTGCGCATCTGGGAGGACATCGGCACCAACGAGGGCTCCGGCAGCCAGGCGGAGACGGTGGCGGACGCGCAGGCGCTGCGCGACGCACTGGTGGCCAAGGGCTGGGTGCTGGACGACGACCTCAAGTACACGGTGGTGGAGGGAGGCCAGCACAACGAGGCCGCGTGGAGCGCGCGCTTCGGTGACCTCCTGCGCTTCCTGTATCCCGTGAAGCAGTGA
- a CDS encoding YtxH domain-containing protein yields the protein MKKLTLLALTLGAITVGTGCHRNTREAAKDDVEQAGDKVKDTAEDAAEATGDAAEKAGDKIEDATDK from the coding sequence ATGAAGAAGCTGACGCTGCTGGCCTTGACGCTGGGTGCTATCACCGTGGGCACGGGTTGCCACCGCAACACCCGCGAGGCCGCCAAGGACGACGTGGAGCAGGCGGGCGACAAGGTGAAGGACACGGCCGAGGACGCCGCCGAGGCCACGGGCGACGCCGCGGAGAAGGCCGGCGACAAGATCGAGGACGCGACCGACAAGTAG